One part of the Rhodococcus oxybenzonivorans genome encodes these proteins:
- a CDS encoding FAD-dependent oxidoreductase, translating to MNHPVASAKPALLTVDDDPGVSRAVARDLRRRYGEKYRIIRAESGESALEALRELKLRGDPVAVILADYRMPAMSGIEFLEKAMDLYPVARRVLLTAYADTDAAIEAINVIDLDYYLLKPWDPPEEKLYPVVDALLDAWASSERHPVEETKVIGHRWAARSSEVREFLARNQLSYRWYMSDEPEGERLLAAAGADGLRLPVVICPDGDVLVEPADTELGNRLGLRTSPSENFYDLVVVGGGPAGLGAAVYGASEGLRTALVERTATGGQAGQSSRIENYLGFPDGVSGAQLADRARRQATRFGAELITTRDVVALEVNGSARTVRFADGHTIDAHTVILATGVSYRRHPAPGIDELTGRGVFYGSAVTEAARCADQDVYIVGGANSAGQAAMYLARGARTVTIVVRAKSLEDSMSYYLIQQIQQNPRIRVRPCTEVVGVEGDGHLERIRLRDNAGGYEETVDAGFLFLFIGAAPRTEWLDGVVIRDEHGFVVSGPDLVVDGKAPSGWPLDRLPHHLETSVPGIFAAGDVRSESAKRVASAVGEGAMAVMLVHRYIGQP from the coding sequence GTGAACCATCCAGTTGCGAGCGCCAAACCCGCGCTTCTCACAGTCGACGACGATCCGGGAGTATCTCGCGCCGTCGCGCGGGACTTACGGCGCCGGTACGGCGAGAAGTACCGCATCATCCGCGCCGAGTCCGGCGAATCCGCACTGGAAGCGCTGCGCGAGCTGAAACTGCGCGGCGACCCCGTCGCGGTCATTCTCGCCGATTACCGCATGCCGGCCATGAGCGGAATCGAGTTCCTCGAGAAAGCCATGGACCTCTACCCGGTGGCCCGTCGCGTGCTGCTCACCGCATACGCGGACACCGATGCGGCGATCGAGGCGATCAACGTGATCGACCTTGACTACTACCTGCTCAAACCCTGGGATCCGCCGGAGGAGAAGCTGTATCCGGTGGTCGACGCGTTGCTCGACGCGTGGGCGTCGTCGGAGCGGCACCCGGTGGAGGAAACCAAGGTGATCGGCCACCGCTGGGCGGCCCGGTCGTCGGAGGTGCGCGAGTTCCTCGCACGCAACCAACTCTCGTATCGCTGGTACATGTCCGACGAACCGGAAGGCGAGCGACTCCTCGCCGCCGCAGGTGCCGACGGACTGCGGTTGCCTGTCGTCATCTGCCCGGACGGTGATGTCCTGGTCGAGCCGGCCGACACCGAGCTGGGCAATCGGCTGGGGCTGCGGACGTCGCCGTCGGAGAACTTCTACGATCTCGTCGTCGTCGGAGGCGGTCCCGCCGGGCTGGGCGCCGCGGTCTACGGCGCCTCCGAAGGTTTGCGCACCGCGCTCGTCGAGCGGACGGCAACCGGCGGGCAGGCGGGTCAGAGCAGCCGTATCGAGAACTACCTCGGATTCCCCGACGGCGTGTCCGGCGCCCAGCTGGCCGACCGCGCCCGTCGGCAGGCAACTCGGTTCGGGGCCGAGCTGATCACCACGCGCGACGTGGTGGCTCTCGAGGTGAACGGCTCGGCGCGCACGGTGCGATTCGCCGACGGCCACACCATCGACGCGCACACCGTGATTCTGGCCACCGGGGTCTCCTATCGGCGCCACCCCGCGCCCGGGATCGACGAGCTCACCGGACGTGGGGTCTTCTACGGGTCGGCCGTCACCGAGGCGGCCCGCTGCGCGGATCAGGATGTGTACATCGTCGGCGGCGCCAACTCTGCCGGGCAGGCCGCGATGTACCTGGCGCGCGGTGCGCGCACCGTCACGATCGTGGTCCGGGCGAAGTCGCTCGAAGACTCGATGTCGTATTACCTGATCCAGCAGATTCAGCAGAACCCGCGAATACGCGTCCGGCCGTGCACCGAGGTGGTCGGAGTGGAAGGGGACGGCCACCTCGAGAGGATCCGGCTGCGCGACAATGCTGGTGGGTACGAGGAGACCGTCGATGCCGGGTTCCTCTTCCTGTTCATCGGGGCCGCCCCGCGCACCGAGTGGCTCGACGGTGTGGTGATTCGCGACGAGCACGGATTCGTGGTGTCGGGCCCGGATCTCGTCGTGGACGGGAAGGCGCCGAGCGGCTGGCCACTCGACCGGCTTCCGCACCACCTCGAAACCAGCGTCCCCGGAATCTTCGCCGCGGGCGACGTTCGGTCGGAGTCGGCCAAACGGGTGGCGTCGGCAGTCGGTGAAGGGGCGATGGCTGTCATGCTCGTGCACCGCTACATCGGACAACCGTGA
- a CDS encoding TMEM165/GDT1 family protein, with translation MLAAVLLSFGVIFVAELGDKSQLMAMTFALRYRWWVVISGITVATTVVHLVSVAVGHSLGVALPTGAISVVGGVAFLIFGAWTLRGDRLSDDEQLKAGRTARSAFLAVTSAFFLAELGDKTMLATITLATDHDTVGVWIGSTVGMVAADALAILLGAVLGKHLPERVIRIGAAVSFFAFGAWLLLAGLLPGSAAGPLAAGAVVVTAVAVVAGRTVWSRRRTHAPVKDQELLH, from the coding sequence GTGCTGGCCGCCGTGCTGCTGAGTTTCGGGGTGATCTTCGTCGCCGAACTGGGTGACAAATCCCAGCTGATGGCGATGACGTTCGCGCTGCGCTACCGGTGGTGGGTGGTGATCTCGGGCATCACGGTCGCGACGACGGTGGTGCATCTGGTGTCGGTCGCCGTGGGTCACAGCCTCGGAGTCGCACTTCCCACCGGCGCGATCAGTGTGGTCGGTGGGGTCGCGTTCCTGATCTTCGGTGCGTGGACATTGCGCGGTGACCGCCTCAGCGACGATGAGCAACTCAAGGCCGGCCGCACCGCCCGCTCCGCGTTCCTGGCGGTGACATCCGCCTTCTTCCTCGCCGAACTGGGCGACAAGACGATGCTCGCCACCATCACCCTCGCCACCGACCACGACACGGTCGGCGTGTGGATCGGCTCGACTGTCGGCATGGTGGCGGCCGACGCCCTGGCTATCCTGCTCGGCGCGGTCCTGGGCAAGCACCTGCCGGAGAGAGTCATCCGCATCGGTGCTGCGGTGTCGTTCTTCGCCTTCGGGGCCTGGTTGCTGCTGGCAGGTCTGCTCCCGGGCAGCGCGGCGGGCCCACTCGCGGCCGGCGCCGTCGTCGTCACCGCCGTCGCTGTCGTAGCTGGTCGTACCGTGTGGTCCCGTCGCCGGACGCACGCTCCGGTGAAGGATCAGGAGTTGCTGCATTGA
- a CDS encoding peptidase, with protein sequence MNRDGYIGISPFQAAGTLRGFVISGRWPDTTKEWAQLLALAVRVACIPGLLHTTTVFGAREDLPEEPEPETVGLVVAEGTVLGEFALAPGRFADHQPPALMMLHPPSETTPSLPECAGAASGCVLLPGLPHLGLDHRAAWVEAEADGTVTSMVSRVGIDPISDPDTAVLAMLLAS encoded by the coding sequence ATGAACAGGGACGGCTACATCGGCATCTCGCCCTTCCAGGCCGCAGGTACTTTGCGCGGATTCGTCATTTCGGGGCGTTGGCCCGACACCACCAAGGAATGGGCGCAGCTGCTTGCCCTCGCGGTCCGGGTGGCGTGCATTCCGGGGCTTCTGCACACCACGACGGTGTTCGGCGCCCGCGAGGATCTGCCGGAGGAACCGGAGCCCGAGACCGTCGGCCTCGTGGTTGCCGAGGGCACGGTCCTCGGTGAGTTCGCGCTGGCTCCCGGGCGGTTCGCGGACCATCAGCCACCGGCATTGATGATGCTGCACCCACCGTCGGAGACCACGCCGTCGTTGCCGGAATGTGCAGGCGCGGCATCCGGTTGCGTCCTGCTGCCCGGCCTGCCTCACCTGGGTCTCGACCACCGGGCGGCGTGGGTGGAGGCGGAGGCGGACGGCACGGTCACCTCCATGGTCAGCCGAGTGGGCATCGACCCGATCAGCGACCCCGACACTGCCGTTTTGGCGATGCTGCTGGCATCGTGA
- a CDS encoding YhgE/Pip domain-containing protein, producing MTSERPGKSVGHHAATDTMRQFFTPRRTAALGLTALVAVSAAGLGALFLGDAPDSRTVAIVNADAGATVEGEAVRAGESLIENLEANQDFDWAVLSADEAETGNYFATVTVPEDFSAAVSSIWGTKPRQATLGLDVEGSDEAASLRLSEVVSSQVGADGVADLLADMSKSRTTFQQAGMAAGLLAAGTSAADDAAQQLTAGADTLLPYLETARSGAVQLLGVADQVAGVVDETAGTANDLADRLSALGLTLGEANDSAVQMRTRIDAAIRVLAATPVAPEVVPALQQVSADLGLLSGQLTSVPGLLGEQVGPDTDLGELVRVAMGQLTDASAELSSGARQLNDGIVPIADQAPELLAGATTQIVDGFAKLKALSGQLSTDLNAGVAAMPARSGAQQTQLATVLADPVAVSRSVSGSTPILTAGHLAVGFGCTTVLLAGFVVWMSLRRGNFQRAS from the coding sequence ATGACGTCTGAGCGCCCAGGGAAATCCGTCGGCCACCACGCCGCAACCGACACGATGCGACAGTTCTTCACACCCCGGCGCACAGCCGCACTCGGGCTGACCGCGCTCGTCGCCGTCTCCGCGGCCGGCCTCGGCGCCCTGTTTCTCGGCGACGCGCCGGACAGCCGGACGGTGGCGATCGTGAACGCCGATGCGGGTGCCACGGTCGAGGGGGAGGCAGTGCGGGCCGGCGAATCCCTGATCGAGAATCTCGAAGCGAATCAGGATTTCGACTGGGCGGTGCTGTCGGCCGACGAGGCGGAGACCGGCAACTACTTCGCCACCGTCACCGTGCCCGAGGACTTCAGCGCCGCCGTGTCGTCGATCTGGGGTACGAAACCGCGGCAGGCCACCCTCGGTCTCGACGTGGAGGGCTCCGACGAGGCGGCATCCCTCAGACTGTCCGAGGTGGTGTCTTCTCAGGTCGGTGCCGACGGTGTCGCCGACCTGCTGGCCGACATGTCGAAGTCACGGACTACCTTTCAGCAGGCGGGGATGGCCGCCGGACTTCTCGCGGCGGGCACGTCCGCGGCGGACGATGCGGCACAGCAACTCACCGCAGGCGCCGACACGCTGCTGCCGTACCTCGAGACGGCGCGATCGGGCGCAGTGCAACTCCTCGGTGTGGCGGATCAGGTAGCGGGTGTGGTCGACGAGACGGCCGGAACGGCGAACGACCTGGCAGATCGGCTGAGCGCGCTGGGACTGACCTTGGGTGAAGCGAACGACAGTGCCGTGCAGATGCGCACGAGAATCGATGCGGCGATCCGCGTTCTCGCGGCCACTCCCGTCGCGCCCGAGGTGGTTCCGGCCCTACAGCAGGTGAGTGCGGACCTGGGATTGCTTTCAGGTCAGCTGACTTCGGTCCCGGGGCTTCTGGGTGAGCAAGTCGGCCCCGACACCGACCTGGGTGAACTCGTCCGGGTGGCGATGGGACAGCTGACCGACGCAAGTGCCGAACTGAGCAGTGGCGCGCGCCAACTGAACGATGGCATCGTCCCGATCGCTGATCAGGCTCCCGAGCTGCTGGCCGGTGCCACGACGCAGATCGTCGACGGCTTCGCGAAATTGAAGGCACTGTCGGGGCAGCTGTCGACCGATCTCAATGCCGGCGTGGCCGCTATGCCGGCCCGGTCCGGGGCGCAGCAGACGCAGTTGGCGACAGTTCTCGCGGATCCGGTCGCGGTGTCGCGCAGCGTCAGTGGCTCGACTCCGATCCTGACCGCCGGTCACCTGGCCGTCGGATTCGGGTGCACCACGGTGCTACTCGCCGGCTTTGTCGTCTGGATGAGCCTGCGAAGAGGTAACTTTCAGCGCGCATCCTGA
- a CDS encoding amidase gives MTDNSTPRKNSAVHAFRDDALGDLDATGIAERIASKEVSVREVTEAAIARAESVEPSLCGLAFPDFDRALTESGRPHEGVFAGVPTVIKDNVDVAGQPTQHGSAAFTATPARADSDFVAQYLSTGIVSLGKSRLPEFGFSASTEFMDAEPVHNPWNLAYSPGASSGGSAALVASGVVPIAHANDGGGSIRIPAAACGLVGLKPSRGRTVPDAMDKTLPVRIISQGVVTRSVRDTARWMAAAERYYRNPTLPPIRLVEGPSTIRLRIGVVVDSVTTSPTDDETRKSVHATADLLAELGHHVEEAPMPVPQSFVDDFCTYWGFLAFVISNNGKRMLGPDFDRAATDNLTRGLAAMYRKKMARTPQMLYRLRRTYREYARVFQTYDVVLSPTLAHTTPELGYLSPSQGFEELFDKLIAYTAFTPLNNASGGPAISLPLHETSQGLPLASHFSANHGDERTLLELAFELEQATPWRRIQDAR, from the coding sequence GTGACCGACAACAGCACGCCACGCAAGAACTCCGCCGTCCACGCCTTCCGCGACGATGCGCTCGGCGATCTGGACGCCACCGGTATCGCGGAGCGGATCGCGTCCAAGGAAGTCTCGGTCCGTGAGGTGACCGAAGCGGCAATCGCCCGCGCCGAGTCGGTCGAACCTTCACTGTGCGGGCTGGCGTTCCCCGACTTCGACCGCGCCCTGACAGAATCGGGACGCCCCCACGAAGGCGTGTTCGCCGGGGTGCCGACGGTCATCAAAGACAACGTCGACGTCGCCGGCCAGCCCACCCAGCACGGCAGCGCAGCGTTCACCGCCACTCCGGCCCGGGCCGACAGCGACTTCGTGGCGCAGTACCTGTCCACCGGAATCGTCTCGCTCGGAAAGAGCCGGCTACCGGAATTCGGGTTCAGTGCCTCGACGGAATTCATGGATGCAGAACCGGTGCACAACCCGTGGAACCTCGCGTACTCCCCCGGCGCCTCGTCCGGCGGTTCGGCCGCGCTCGTCGCGTCCGGGGTAGTTCCGATCGCCCACGCGAACGACGGCGGCGGCTCCATCCGCATTCCCGCCGCGGCCTGCGGGCTCGTCGGACTCAAGCCGTCCCGGGGTCGCACGGTGCCCGATGCCATGGACAAGACGCTGCCCGTCAGGATCATCTCGCAGGGCGTCGTCACCCGGTCGGTCCGTGATACCGCTCGGTGGATGGCCGCGGCCGAACGCTACTACCGCAATCCGACGCTGCCGCCCATCCGATTGGTGGAGGGGCCCAGCACCATAAGGCTCCGCATCGGGGTGGTCGTCGATTCCGTCACCACGTCTCCCACCGACGACGAGACACGAAAGTCGGTTCACGCCACCGCCGACCTGCTCGCCGAGCTGGGACATCACGTCGAGGAAGCACCGATGCCGGTGCCCCAGTCCTTCGTCGACGATTTCTGCACCTACTGGGGATTCCTCGCGTTCGTCATTTCCAACAACGGCAAGCGGATGCTCGGGCCGGATTTCGATCGAGCCGCTACCGACAACCTGACACGCGGGCTGGCTGCGATGTACCGAAAGAAAATGGCCAGAACACCCCAGATGCTCTACCGGCTGCGTCGTACGTACCGCGAGTACGCCCGGGTGTTCCAGACGTACGACGTGGTGCTCTCACCCACCCTCGCACACACGACACCCGAACTCGGATACCTCTCCCCCAGTCAAGGTTTCGAGGAACTATTCGACAAGCTCATCGCCTACACGGCGTTCACGCCGCTCAACAACGCATCCGGTGGCCCTGCCATCTCGCTGCCACTGCACGAGACGTCGCAGGGGCTTCCGCTCGCCTCGCATTTCTCCGCGAATCACGGGGACGAGCGCACACTGCTCGAGTTGGCGTTCGAGTTGGAGCAGGCAACTCCCTGGCGACGCATTCAGGATGCGCGCTGA
- a CDS encoding superoxide dismutase, which translates to MSEYTLPELPYDYAALEPHISGKIMELHHDKHHATYVKGANTALEKMAEAREDGTIADKALLLSRNLAFNLGGHTNHSIFWKNLSPNGGDKPTGELAAAIDDQFGSFDKFQAHFTGVATTLQGSGWALLGYDTIGQRLVIEQMTDQHGNITAALIPVVMLDMWEHAFYLDYQNVKPDYVKAWWNIVNWADAEERFTRARTQGAGLIG; encoded by the coding sequence GTGTCTGAATACACGCTGCCGGAACTCCCCTACGATTACGCAGCTCTCGAGCCGCACATCTCCGGCAAGATCATGGAGCTGCATCACGACAAGCACCACGCCACCTACGTCAAGGGCGCCAACACCGCCCTCGAGAAGATGGCCGAAGCCCGCGAAGACGGCACCATCGCCGACAAGGCGCTGCTGCTCTCCCGCAACCTGGCCTTCAACCTCGGTGGACACACCAACCACTCCATCTTCTGGAAGAACCTCTCCCCCAACGGTGGCGACAAGCCCACCGGCGAGTTGGCCGCCGCGATCGACGACCAGTTCGGTTCGTTCGACAAGTTCCAGGCTCACTTCACCGGTGTCGCGACCACCCTGCAGGGTTCGGGTTGGGCACTGCTCGGCTACGACACCATCGGCCAGCGCCTGGTCATCGAGCAGATGACCGATCAGCACGGCAACATCACCGCCGCGCTGATCCCCGTGGTCATGCTCGACATGTGGGAGCACGCCTTCTACCTCGACTACCAGAACGTCAAGCCCGACTACGTCAAGGCTTGGTGGAACATCGTGAACTGGGCAGACGCCGAGGAACGCTTCACCCGCGCCCGCACTCAGGGCGCCGGCCTCATCGGCTGA
- a CDS encoding acyltransferase family protein — protein MPLLIPVADSHAAAPRVELTGANLLRFFAVLTVIYSHISFYLIDDLGTGWWFIDVVYQIFIERAGLNQHLSFLGVAVFMMLTGVLITRSAIRHPPGRFLFNRLGRILPAFWVAILAAVVLVRLGINGMFSGQDGISNVDALLSFVLGGFFLKPEVAVLGVTWTLAVQILFYVACVAARPVLRTAPIAMPLAGAAICALILLYNLYVPQPYTVPMLSKIAATLPAVFLGQLIYLGWARLAEPRWIIIAGLAQVNVIHLATDFRVYWAGEHYLWTFAVVTACVVLVGRYDGPAAHWAVVRWTATRSYAIYLVHTLVLYRVYEHTVGHFGATGAIVVFLLVTALISEALYRWVELPASRWVAAHIPDQGETATSVEETPATARVASSHVLVRRAAGSGNR, from the coding sequence GTGCCTTTGCTGATACCTGTTGCAGATTCACACGCGGCCGCCCCGCGCGTGGAGCTCACGGGCGCGAATCTGCTGCGTTTCTTCGCGGTCCTGACCGTTATCTATTCGCACATCTCGTTCTATCTGATCGACGATCTCGGAACGGGATGGTGGTTCATCGACGTCGTCTATCAGATATTCATCGAACGGGCCGGACTGAATCAGCATTTGTCTTTTCTCGGTGTCGCTGTATTCATGATGCTGACCGGGGTGTTGATCACCCGTTCGGCCATTCGTCACCCGCCCGGGCGATTCCTGTTCAACCGGCTCGGGCGCATCCTGCCCGCATTCTGGGTGGCGATTCTCGCCGCCGTCGTCCTGGTACGCCTGGGAATCAACGGCATGTTCAGCGGGCAGGACGGAATCTCCAACGTCGACGCCCTCCTGAGCTTCGTGCTCGGCGGATTCTTCCTCAAACCGGAAGTCGCGGTACTCGGCGTCACCTGGACCCTGGCCGTGCAGATTCTCTTCTATGTGGCCTGCGTCGCCGCGCGGCCGGTCCTACGTACCGCCCCTATCGCGATGCCTCTCGCCGGCGCCGCGATCTGCGCCCTGATCCTGCTGTACAACCTGTACGTGCCGCAGCCCTACACGGTCCCGATGCTCTCCAAGATCGCCGCGACGTTGCCGGCCGTGTTCCTCGGTCAACTCATCTACCTCGGGTGGGCCAGGCTCGCGGAGCCACGATGGATCATCATCGCCGGGCTCGCCCAGGTGAACGTCATACACCTCGCTACCGACTTCCGGGTGTACTGGGCAGGGGAGCACTACCTGTGGACATTCGCCGTCGTCACCGCTTGCGTCGTGCTCGTCGGCCGGTACGACGGCCCGGCCGCTCACTGGGCCGTCGTCCGCTGGACGGCGACGCGCAGCTACGCGATCTACCTCGTCCATACGCTCGTTCTGTACCGGGTGTACGAGCACACCGTCGGTCATTTCGGCGCGACCGGCGCCATCGTCGTCTTCCTCCTGGTGACCGCGCTGATCTCGGAGGCGCTGTACCGATGGGTGGAATTGCCTGCCTCGCGGTGGGTTGCCGCGCACATTCCGGACCAGGGTGAAACGGCGACATCGGTCGAGGAAACGCCTGCGACTGCGCGCGTAGCATCGAGTCATGTCTTGGTACGACGAGCTGCTGGGTCGGGCAACCGCTAA
- the msrA gene encoding peptide-methionine (S)-S-oxide reductase MsrA, translated as MSWYDELLGRATAKSTMVTAEGALPGRDRSMPVPATHFVNGHPLQPPFPEEMQTAVLGMGCFWGAEKEFWQLDGVYTTAVGYAGGYTPNPTYEETCSGRTGHTEVVFVVFDPNVISYAEILKEFWENHDPTQGMRQGNDQGTQYRSAIYTMNESQIEIAEATAEAFEKRLADAGYGAITTEIAPLTQFFYAEDYHQQYLAKNPGGYCPVHATGVSCPVGVLKQDEVPSQTDVLPPS; from the coding sequence ATGTCTTGGTACGACGAGCTGCTGGGTCGGGCAACCGCTAAGTCGACGATGGTCACCGCCGAGGGTGCGCTCCCCGGCCGGGATCGGTCGATGCCGGTTCCGGCGACGCACTTCGTGAACGGTCATCCGCTGCAGCCGCCGTTCCCCGAAGAAATGCAGACTGCGGTGCTGGGGATGGGATGTTTCTGGGGCGCCGAGAAAGAGTTCTGGCAGCTCGACGGCGTGTACACGACCGCTGTCGGATACGCAGGTGGCTATACCCCGAATCCCACCTACGAGGAGACCTGCTCCGGTCGGACCGGGCACACCGAGGTCGTGTTCGTGGTGTTCGATCCGAACGTGATCTCCTACGCTGAAATTCTGAAGGAGTTCTGGGAAAATCACGATCCCACCCAGGGCATGCGGCAGGGCAACGACCAGGGCACGCAGTACCGGTCCGCGATCTACACGATGAATGAGTCGCAGATCGAGATCGCGGAAGCGACGGCCGAGGCTTTCGAAAAACGCCTCGCCGACGCCGGTTACGGGGCAATCACCACGGAGATCGCCCCGCTCACCCAGTTCTTCTACGCGGAGGACTACCACCAGCAGTACCTCGCCAAGAACCCCGGCGGCTACTGCCCGGTGCACGCCACCGGAGTCAGCTGCCCCGTCGGAGTGCTGAAGCAGGACGAGGTCCCCTCTCAGACGGACGTGCTTCCGCCGTCGTAG
- a CDS encoding DUF1772 domain-containing protein has product MVRSLLIVTAVGAGLIGGVMFAFSTFIMPALSRLEPRQSIAAMQAINRAAPNAFFITALFGTAVTSIALAVATVVRHDASASYAVVACVLYFTGIVLTVVYHVPRNNALDVVDPGGNDAADVWGNYVRGWTAWNHVRTVSALSASAVLVWAATGT; this is encoded by the coding sequence ATGGTGCGTTCCCTGCTGATCGTCACGGCCGTGGGGGCGGGGTTGATCGGCGGTGTGATGTTCGCGTTCTCGACGTTCATCATGCCGGCGCTGAGCCGCCTCGAACCGCGACAGAGCATCGCGGCCATGCAGGCGATCAACCGTGCAGCGCCGAATGCGTTCTTCATAACCGCGTTGTTCGGTACGGCGGTGACCTCGATCGCGCTGGCGGTGGCGACGGTGGTCCGGCACGACGCCTCGGCGAGCTACGCAGTGGTGGCGTGCGTTCTCTATTTCACCGGGATCGTGTTGACGGTGGTCTATCACGTCCCTCGCAACAACGCGCTGGACGTGGTCGATCCCGGCGGGAACGACGCAGCGGACGTCTGGGGAAACTACGTGCGCGGGTGGACTGCGTGGAACCACGTCCGCACGGTCAGTGCACTGTCGGCCTCGGCGGTCCTCGTGTGGGCAGCGACCGGAACCTGA
- a CDS encoding NAD(P)H-binding protein → MTTTTSTLVLTGTGKIGGRVLRGLGAAGAPARSGSRSGHPPFDWDDEDTWTPALEGINSVYIAYYPDLAVPGAAEVVENFTETAVAAGAQRLVLLSGRGEPEAERSEQVVQKSGVEWTILRSSWFSQNFSESFMADSLRTGTLTLPVGDVLEPFVDADDLADIAVAALTEDGHAGELYEVTGPRLMSFADAVAAISEATGRDFRYFTTTSADYASLLAAAGLAPDAIGLLTYLFEDVLDGRNAYLTDGVERALGRAPKDFTDYARAAAAAGVWKEG, encoded by the coding sequence ATGACAACGACAACCTCCACCCTCGTCCTGACCGGCACCGGCAAGATCGGCGGTCGCGTTCTCCGCGGACTCGGCGCCGCGGGAGCGCCCGCCCGCAGTGGTTCACGATCCGGCCACCCGCCCTTCGACTGGGACGACGAAGACACGTGGACGCCCGCGCTCGAGGGCATCAACTCGGTGTACATCGCCTACTACCCAGACCTCGCCGTGCCGGGGGCCGCCGAGGTGGTCGAGAATTTCACCGAGACTGCGGTGGCAGCCGGAGCACAACGGCTGGTCCTGTTGTCCGGCCGGGGCGAACCGGAGGCGGAGCGGAGCGAACAGGTGGTGCAGAAGTCGGGCGTGGAGTGGACCATCCTTCGCTCGAGTTGGTTCAGCCAGAACTTCAGTGAAAGTTTCATGGCCGACTCGTTGCGCACCGGAACTCTCACTCTGCCCGTCGGCGATGTCCTCGAACCCTTCGTCGACGCCGACGATCTCGCCGACATCGCCGTCGCCGCACTCACCGAGGACGGACACGCGGGCGAGTTGTACGAGGTGACCGGCCCCCGCTTGATGTCGTTCGCTGACGCCGTCGCCGCAATCTCGGAGGCAACGGGGCGCGACTTCCGTTATTTCACCACCACTTCGGCGGACTATGCGTCACTGCTGGCCGCGGCGGGGTTGGCCCCCGATGCGATCGGTTTGCTCACCTACCTGTTCGAGGACGTTCTCGACGGGCGGAATGCATATCTCACCGACGGCGTGGAGCGGGCTCTCGGACGGGCACCGAAGGACTTCACCGACTACGCCCGTGCCGCGGCGGCAGCGGGCGTCTGGAAGGAGGGTTGA
- a CDS encoding AraC family transcriptional regulator, with the protein MDPLAGLISGPRATGAFVLRSIMEPPWSLQIDDRAPLSLVAVGRGEAWISPHAGEPIRLTEGDIAVVRGPERYVVADDPARAPRVVINPDQSCTTLHGEPLAESMDLGVRTWGNNPNGRTVLLTGTYTTPGEISRRLLSALPPLIVQRRTDWDSRLVTLLHDEVVRDEPGQEAVLDRLLDLLLIAVLRAWFARPAVETPSWVRAQTDPVVGKAMRILQNNPAQPWTVASLAAETGMSRAALARRFTELVGEPPMTYLAHWRLALAADLLREPDATVAAVAQRVGYGSGFALSAAFKRVRGMSPKEHRELALCGRTSGGVSVEV; encoded by the coding sequence ATGGATCCCCTCGCCGGTCTCATCAGCGGTCCCCGAGCCACCGGAGCCTTCGTGCTCCGCTCGATCATGGAACCACCGTGGTCGCTGCAGATCGACGACCGTGCACCGCTCAGTCTCGTGGCCGTGGGCCGCGGCGAGGCGTGGATCTCCCCCCATGCCGGTGAACCCATCCGGTTGACCGAGGGGGACATCGCCGTCGTGCGTGGACCGGAACGCTACGTCGTTGCGGACGACCCGGCGAGGGCGCCGCGCGTCGTCATCAATCCCGACCAGAGCTGCACGACGCTGCACGGGGAACCGCTCGCCGAATCGATGGATCTGGGCGTCCGGACGTGGGGAAACAACCCTAACGGCCGCACCGTGCTGTTGACCGGAACGTATACGACTCCCGGCGAGATCAGCCGCCGCCTGCTGTCGGCGCTGCCCCCGCTGATAGTGCAACGCCGCACCGACTGGGACTCCCGGCTGGTCACCCTTCTGCACGACGAGGTGGTGCGCGACGAGCCCGGTCAAGAAGCGGTTCTCGACCGGTTGCTCGATCTACTGCTCATCGCCGTGCTGCGTGCGTGGTTCGCCCGGCCTGCGGTCGAGACGCCGTCGTGGGTGCGGGCACAGACCGATCCGGTGGTCGGCAAGGCGATGCGCATCCTGCAGAACAATCCGGCGCAACCATGGACCGTCGCTTCGCTTGCCGCCGAGACCGGGATGTCCCGGGCTGCCCTTGCCCGCAGGTTCACCGAATTGGTCGGGGAGCCGCCGATGACCTACTTGGCCCACTGGCGGCTTGCTCTGGCCGCCGACCTGCTCCGCGAGCCCGACGCCACCGTGGCCGCGGTTGCGCAACGAGTCGGGTACGGCAGCGGTTTCGCGCTGAGTGCGGCATTCAAGCGAGTACGGGGAATGAGCCCCAAAGAACACCGGGAACTGGCCCTATGCGGACGAACCTCGGGAGGAGTATCAGTAGAGGTGTAA